In Oryza sativa Japonica Group chromosome 2, ASM3414082v1, the following are encoded in one genomic region:
- the LOC4330032 gene encoding adenosine kinase 2 encodes MASEGVLLGMGNPLLDISAVVDDAFLTKYDVKLNNAILAEEKHLPMYDELASKGNVEYIAGGATQNSIRVAQWMLQTPGATSYMGCIGKDKFGEEMKKNAQAAGVTAHYYEDEAAPTGTCAVCVVGGERSLVANLSAANCYKSEHLKKPENWALVEKAKYIYIAGFFLTVSPDSIQLVAEHAAANNKVFLMNLSAPFICEFFRDAQEKVLPFVDYIFGNETEARIFAKVRGWETENVEEIALKISQLPLASGKQKRIAVITQGADPVVVAEDGQVKTFPVILLPKEKLVDTNGAGDAFVGGFLSQLVQQKSIEDSVKAGCYAANVIIQRSGCTYPEKPDFN; translated from the exons ATGGCGTCCGAGGGCGTGCTCCTggggatgggcaaccccctccTCGACatctccgccgtcgtcgacgacgccTTCCTCACCAA GTATGACGTCAAGCTGAACAATGCAATTCTCGCTGAGGAAAAGCACTTGCCTAT GTATGATGAGTTGGCCAGCAAGGGCAATGTTGAATATATTGCCGGAG GAGCCACCCAGAACTCTATCAGGGTTGCTCAA TGGATGCTTCAAACTCCTGGTGCAACAAGTTACATGGGTTGCATTGGAAAGGATAAGTTTGGTGAGGAGATGAAGAAGAATGCCCAAGCTGCTGGTGTTACT GCTCATTACTACGAGGATGAGGCTGCTCCCACGGGCACATGTGCTGTCTGTGTTGTTGGTGGTGAAAG ATCACTGGTTGCAAACTTATCAGCAGCAAACTGCTACAAATCTGAGCATCTGAAGAAACCGGAGAACTGGGCACTAG TGGAGAAAGCAAAATACATCTACATTGCTGGCTTTTTCCTTACGGTCTCCCCAGATTCTATTCAGCTTGTTGCTGAGCATGCTGCCGCTAACAACAAG GTGTTCCTGATGAACCTCTCTGCACCCTTTATCTGTGAGTTTTTCCGTGATGCCCAGGAGAAGGTTCTTCC GTTTGTGGACTACATCTTCGGTAACGAAACAGAAGCAAGAATCTTTGCTAAAGTCCGTGGATGGGAG ACTGAGAATGTTGAGGAGATCGCGTTGAAGATTTCCCAGCTTCCATTGGCCTCTGGAAAACAAAAGAGGATTGCCGTGATTACTCAAGGTGCTGATCCAGTAGTTGTCGCTGAGGATGGACAG GTGAAAACATTCCCTGTGATCCTACTGCCAAAGGAGAAGCTTGTTGACACCAATGGCGCTG GTGATGCCTTTGTTGGAGGCTTCCTCTCACAATTGGTTCAACAAAAGAGCATTGAGGACTCTGTGAAGGCTGGTTGCTATGCCGCAAATGTTATCATCCAGCGTTCTGGCTGCACTTACCCTGAGAAGCCTGATTTCAACTAG
- the LOC9266596 gene encoding uncharacterized protein, which produces MEKGSEEYISFYDSELEEGEFRECRAFEDQTVKVRQLALHGTCSGEYSRSYSSHVNSRSNKRHKQKEHDYYKYSDYLQVLKKIEKVSSRRFDKLLVWHNEDREEFNVVRKSQEFEFFQEHLRSYEVQYTRVIPTIKRCRMKLPKLLFSVLHKTFHKHFQSQLIEFVKRQIKDRDKDKRVRNRWIFEAEAGYLKTDFDMIPLSYSGLKIEKLKCSSTDYLNGDAQLNYFNMECLSTEIEAIASSSTKSEETCAGKRSDTSEPILDNSEVLLEINVSTKDGASVGAAEEVFTCERSSQSTCGPTTMVFGQNNGRQIDFPVAAQSNVGDAELSYASQSHISAASAHANVVAADSENANLLSRAKGRCPSSTYNVSLGSCSGSQRKLPFESASSPCETALLHKEAPCADHQISLNTVSPQEAPCANHQISLDTVSPQEAPSASPPSTNVIQMEQSEDISNVIRVEQSEDIRSEEAPNGQASSFAQVTEQPNMQANTSTCQAVTHQPPDGSIHSVRTEFINPRASNIESYSVNQILTRSIFEQRPNEAGFQSDPVAVELSRLQMLRCLMTKRHEEKRQQIILAREIEMAETKRKYDELIHKLEMETSQRKKGIQILADKVYKRQTLAEGFQTMFVSHGSRARRSMQPNRSSGQQALQIPASVSAPASAVMCQPSQQDAQSSMGSSPRHPFVTINHHSMDYLGRSATPLAHSRGAGMGSGIAYHAPESHLHSVVNPLPASGLQLGIASLEQ; this is translated from the exons ATGGAAAAGGGAAGTGAGGAATATATATCGTTTTATGACTCTGAACTAGAAGAAGGTGAGTTCAGGGAGTGTAGAGCATTTGAGGATCAAACTGTTAAAGTGAGGCAGTTGGCATTGCATGGAACATGTTCTGGGGAATACAGTCGAAGTTATTCATCACATGTCAACAGTAGATCAAATAAAAGGCACAAACAGAAGGAGCATGACTATTATAAATATTCCGATTATCTACAAGTCTTGAAAAAGATTGAAAAAGTCAGCTCAAGAAGATTTGATAAACTATTGGTATGGCACAACGAAGACCGTGAGGAATTCAATGTTGTGCGCAAAAGTCAAGAGTTTGAGTTCTTCCAAGAACATCTACGCTCTTATGAAGTCCAGTACACACGAGTTATACCAACAATAAAACGTTGCAGGATGAAGCTACCAAAGTTACTATTCTCTGTTTTGCACAAGACTTTTCATAAACATTTCCAATCCCAGCTGATAGAATTTGTGAAACGACAAATAAAAGATAGAGACAAGGATAAGAGAGTAAGAAACCGCTGGATATTTGAGGCTGAAGCTGGTTACCTTAAGACAGATTTTGACATGATTCCCTTGTCATATTCTGGGCTTAAGATAGAGAAATTGAAATGCTCTTCGACTGACTATTTAAATGGTGATGCACAGCTCAACTACTTTAACATGGAATGTCTATCTACTGAAATTGAAGCTATTGCTTCTTCAAGTACAAAATCAGAAGAGACCTGTGCAGGCAAGAGAAGCGACACTTCTGAGCCCATTCTAGACAATTCAGAAGTTCTGCTTGAAATCAATGTATCTACCAAGGATGGGGCTTCAGTtggtgcagctgaagaagtttTCACCTGTGAAAGGTCTTCACAGTCCACCTGTGGGCCGACTACAATGGTATTTGGTCAAAATAATGGGAGACAAATTGACTTCCCAGTAGCAGCACAAAGTAATGTGGGGGATGCAGAGTTATCCTATGCCTCTCAATCTCACATTAGTGCAGCATCAGCACATGCTAATGTTGTGGCTGCTGATTCAGAAAATGCAAACCTGCTTTCCAGAGCAAAGGGAAGATGTCCAAGTTCAACCTATAATGTTTCGCTAGGTTCCTGCTCTGGGTCTCAGAGAAAACTCCCATTTGAGTCTGCCTCGAGCCCGTGCGAAACTGCATTGCTTCACAAG GAAGCCCCATGTGCAGATCACCAGATATCCTTGAACACTGTTTCTCCGCAGGAAGCTCCCTGCGCAAATCACCAAATATCCTTGGACACTGTTTCTCCGCAGGAAGCTCCATCTGCAAGTCCGCCTTCAACTAATGTGATTCAGATGGAACAATCTGAGGACATTAGTAATGTGATTCGGGTGGAACAGTCTGAGGACATTAGAAGTGAGGAAGCGCCTAATGGTCAAGCTTCCTCCTTTGCCCAAGTTACCGAGCAGCCTAACATGCAAGCAAATACATCAACTTGCCAGGCTGTTACTCATCAACCACCTGATGGGAGTATTCATTCGGTTAGAACTGAGTTTATCAACCCTCGAGCATCAAATATTGAGTCATATTCAGTCAACCAGATTCTAACAAGATCCATCTTTGAGCAACGCCCTAATGAAGCTGGGTTTCAATCAGATCCCGTTGCTGTTGAGTTGAGTCGGTTACAGATGTTACGTTGTCTGATGACCAAGAGACATGAAGAGAAG CGGCAACAAATTATTTTGGCACGTGAAATAGAGATGGCTGAAACTAAAAGGAAGTATGATGAGCTGATCCATAAATTGGAGATGGAAACATCACAGAGAAAGAAAGGAATTCAAATACTTGCTGACAAAGTCTATAAACGACAAACGTTGGCTGAGGGATTCCAGACTATGTTTGTTTCACACGGATCAAGAG CCAGGAGAAGCATGCAGCCTAATCGATCATCAGGTCAGCAGGCTTTGCAGATTCCTGCATCCGTTTCAGCCCCGGCATCAGCAGTCATGTGTCAACCATCGCAACAGGATGCGCAGTCATCCATGGGCAGTTCACCGCGACACCCTTTTGTGACAATAAATCACCATAGCATGGACTATTTGGGCAGATCTGCTACTCCCTTGGCTCACAGTCGAGGTGCTGGCATGGGCTCTGGGATTGCGTACCATGCACCAGAATCCCATCTCCATTCTGTTGTAAATCCATTGCCAGCATCAGGTCTCCAACTTGGGATCGCGAGCTTGGAACAATAG